Genomic DNA from Candidatus Krumholzibacteriia bacterium:
GCCCCCGGCCATGGCCTTCACCATCACGCTGGGCATCGCGCCACTGTTGTTCGTACAGTCCATGTACGGTCATCTGCTCTACACGTCGAGCGTGATCACGGCCTGGCCGTGGTTCAGCGTCCTGGGCGTCTTGCTGGTGACCTACTCGCTCGTGTACCGCCTGAGTTTCAACGGCGAGAACCTGAGCGGGGCCACGAAGATCACCGGCGTGCTGGTGATGATCGGACTGCTCACGATCGCCTTCCTGTACGTGAACAACATGACGCTGTCGATCCGACCGGAGTCGTGGGCGGCCAAGTACTTCGCGAGGCCCGACGGGACGTCGTGGAACCTGGACGACCCGACCTTCTGGCCACGCCTGCTGCACTTCGTCACCGCGGCACTCGCCGTGGCGGGCATGGTGCTGGCCGTGGTCGGCGCACGTCGCGTGAACAAGGGTGACGAGAGCGGTCGCCCGTGGCTGAAGATCGGCGGGCTGTGGTTCGTGATCCCCACCTTCCTGCAGTTCGCCTGGGGTCTGTGGTGGCTGCTCACGCTCGATCGCGAGGTCATGCTTCCGCTGATGGGCGGAGACCTCCCGAACACCCTGGTGTTCATGCTGAGCATCTTCCTGCCGATCGGCGCCTTGGTCATGGTGGCCATGTCGCTGAAGTCGGAGCGTCCCTTCGGCATGGTGCACGGGGCGTCGTGGCTGCTGCTGCTGACCGTCGTGGGCATGGTGATCACCCGCCACGCCGTCCGCGAGTACACACTGCAACCCTACTACGACGTGAACACCGCGCAGACGCTGCCGCAATGGGGCGTGTTCGGCATCTTCGCCGCGCTGCTCGTGGTGGCGATCGCGATCACCGCGTGGATGGTCGCGGCGATCATGAGGGCGCCGAAGGCCGAGGTGGGCTGAGGCCCGTCCGCTCGAACCTTACCCGAGGCGTCGACCGGCCGTGGGACTCGTTCCCGCGGCCGGTTCTTCGTGGTGTGCGGACTTCCGCCGCGGAAGCGCGTGCCGAAGTCCCTACTCCAGGAGCGGCACGCCGAACTCCTCGGCGTTCTCCCGGACGCGCCGATCCAGACTCAGCAGGGCGACGTCGGGGAACGCTTCGGCGAATTCCAGCAGCGAGGCCAGATGCAGCGCATCGAGGGTGCGGACCGGTTCCACTGGCAAGGACGCCGTGGCACGATCGCGGACGCCGGCCGTGAGCTCCATCTGGATCCAGCCCGCGGTCGCACGCCGCAGCATTCCGCGCAGCGCGCGCGCATCACGGGCGCGGAGCGTGCCGTCGTGTTCGGCACGCGTGAGAACGCGCGCGGTCTCGACCGCCGTGAGGACCGACGTGACCACCGTGTCGGCGGAATCGACCTGGCGGCGAACCTGCGCGCCCGCGGGCTCGCCCAGCAGCCAGGCCAGGACGGCGGAGGTCTCGACGTAGAGCACGCTCACGCCGTGTCTCCGCGGTCGGCGTCGAGGAGCCGGGTCCACGTTCCTTCTTCGCTCTCGAGCGGCGACTCCGGCAGGGGCTGCTTCTCGTGCGTGGGGACGATCAGCTTTCCCGCGCCGATCCACTCCGACAGGATCACGTCGCCGCCGGAACGGGTCGTGTACACACCACCCGGTTCGTGCAGCTCGGCCACGACCGTGTTGCGATCGGAGACGAGGATCCGCGCCCCGCTGCGCACTTCGCGCAGATAGGCACTGAGGTTGTTCTTGAGATCTTTGATGCCGACCGTCTTCATGGACCCAAAGTAGCTACTGGTGGCTACCAAGTCAAGGCCAGCGTCCCGCACCGAACCCGGCGCATGGGCTATACTGATACCTCCCCTGTTCGAGGTCCTGCCCATGCCCTTCACGCGCTCGCGGCGCGCGTTCCTCGCGCAATCATTGCTCACCGGAGCCGTCATCTGCTTCGGTACCGGCTTCGCTCGAAGCGATTCGGCGAGAATTCGACCCGTCCGCCACGATCCCTCGTGGCTCGACGTGCACGACTTCGCCGCCCTGCGCGGACGGCGCGTGCGCCTGCTCAGTGAGGACGGGCAACGGTTCGCCGGTCGGGTCGTCGACGTCGAGAACGGCAATCGCACCCACCGCGGCCGACGCGTGGAGCAGTTCTCGGTGCTCGTCCGCACCGGACTGCGCGATCCACTGCCGCAACAACTCTTCGAGGTCGCGCACCCGGAATTCGGCGCGACCGATCTGTTCATGGTCCCGGTGGTCAGCCGTTCCCGCGCCGTCCACTACGAAGCGATCGTGAGCCGCGTCGTCTGACGCGCTCGTGATCGGTGCATTCCAACGGAAAGGTTCGGTGTCATGGACCCGTTCATCGGCCAGATCATCATGTTCGGAGGCAACTTCGCGCCCGTGGGCTGGGCCTTCTGCGAGGGCCAACTCCTGCCGATCGCGCAGAACACCGCGCTGTTCTCGATCCTGGGAACGACCTACGGTGGCGACGGGCGGACCACCTTCGCCCTGCCGGATCTGCGTGGACGTGTCCCGATCCATCCGGGGCAGGGCATCGGTCTGCCGAACTACACGCTCGGACAGCGGGGCGGACAGGCCTCGATCACGCTCGGGATCGACAACCTTCCCCCACACGAGCACACGGTGAGTCCGCCCGCGAACACGGGCGAGGGCCAGAACACGCTGCCCGGTGGTGCCGTTCCCGCGGCGGGCGAGATGCCCACGCAGCCGTACGCCACGACGTCCGACACGACCATGGCCCCGTACAGCACGGGACCCGCCGGAGGTGGACTGGCCTTCGACAGCATGCCTCCCTACGTGGCCGTGAACTTCATCATCGCACTGCAGGGGATCTTCCCCAGCCGCAGCTGAGCCCCGGCCGATCGGAGATCCCGTGCGCACCCTCGGACTCGCCCTCGTCCTGGCCCTGATCCCCGCCCCGTTCGCCGCGGCCTCGCTCGTCGAGGCGGGCTCCGAGGAGGTCGGACTGTACGTGGTCGGCGGAGACGTCGACGTCGAGAGCCGCCAGCCCGCCCTCTCCTACGACCGGTTCGACGATCGGCACCTCGCGGTGTGGACCGAGGACGTCGCCGACGGGCAGGACGTGCTCGGTGGCTTTCTCGACTCCGCCCTCGGCACCAATCCCGTGTTCGCGGGCGGGATCGACGGGCGCACGGGGGCCGCGCGCGACCCCGACACCGCCTTCTGCCCCGACACGCGTCGTCACCTCGTGATCTGGGCGCAGGAACACGCGCCGGGCGCCTTCGAGGTGTTCGGACGACGGGTCGAGCCCGACGGTACCTTCGACGGTCCGGCCTTCCGCATCAGTGACGCGGGCACCGACGACACCGACGCGGCCTTCGACGCCCTGCACCCCGCGGTGGCCAGCGACGAGCAGGGCAACTTCCTGGTGGTCTGGCACTCCGACGACGACCGCGGTGGCCTGGCCGACGGCGACTTCGAGGTCTTCCTGCGGATCGTGCCGGCGACGGACGGGTCGCTGGGTCCGATCCAGCGCCTCACCACGCAGTCCGCGACCGGCGGGCTCGATTCGCTGCGCCCCGACGTCGCGTATCGTCGCGCCAGGGGCGACTACCTGATCGGCTTCGAGACCGACGCCGACCCGGGACCGGACTACGTCCCGAACGGCTTCCTGGCGATCGTACCCGCCACCGGACTTCTCTCCGCGCCCCCCGCCGGCGCGTCGCGGCCGCTGGCCGAGGTCTCGGCCGAACCGCGACGGGTCGAGGGCTACGCGTGGGACATCGCCGTGTCGTCGGCCGCGCTCGGCGCGAACACCCTGGTCGTCTACCGCAGCAACGGCTCGAGCGGGGCCCTGGTCTCGACACGCATCGCCGGTCAGGTCTTCGACGGCGACCTCGCGACGGTGGGCTTCGTCGACGTGACCGATCCGCAGGGAACGCTCGGACCGGCCTGCCGTGTCGACGATCCGGCGGTGACCTACAGCTGGATCTCGGGCAGCTGGGTCGTGGTGTGGAGTGGAGTGCGCTCGGGCTCGTGTGCGACGGGATCGGAGATCTTCGCCGCGGTGGTCGGACGCGACGCCACGATGCCGGCCGCCGCCCCGCTCGTGATCAGCGGCCTGTCGACCGAAGCGCCCACCGCCGACGCGGTCACGCCCGCCGTCGTCGCCAGCAATTCGAGTGCGGGCGACGTCCTCGCCGTGTGGTGCGACGACCGGGCCACCGCCGACGACTACGGTCTGTACGGACAGTTCCTGAACGCCGCCGCCGCGGTGTCGGCGCCATCGGCACCACGGGCACTGTCCGTGGTGGCCGCACCCAATCCTTTCAATCCCATGACGCGCGTCCGCTTCACGCTGCCCGCGGCGGGCGAGGCGAGCGTCGACGTCTATGATCTGCGCGGACGTCACGTTCGCGCCCTGGGGCACGGATCCTTCGACGCCGGCACCCACGACCTGCGCTGGGACGGCGCCGACGACACCGGCGCACAGGTGGCGTCGGGCGTCTACCACGTGCGGCTGCGCCATGCGGCGGGCACGGTCACGCGGAAGATCACGCTGGTCGAATGACCGCGGTGTCCGGGCCCGGCCCGGTGGAACGAAGCCTCGCACCGTGACCCGGTCTCGCCCGGCCCGACGTGCACCAGGAACAGCGGCAGCACGCCCAGCGCGGCGTGTCCCAGCACCCGGATCCCCTGCGCACGCGGCGGTCGGCTCCCGGCTCCCCGAAAGCCACGGCAAAGGGGACGGATTCGCTGCGCGTCGTGCGTTTCCACCCCGGCCGCGCCACGGTTGACACGAACGCCACACAACGCCTAGGCGTGGACTCGCCCTGTCCGGATTCGCACGCGGAATGCGTTCCTTCTCTCGACCACTCCGTACGCGAATCCCGCTGAACTGCTCAGGCCCGAGGACCGATCCATGCTCCGTCTTTCCACCGCCTTCGTCGCCGCCCTCCTGTGCGCGACCACCGCTCTCGCCCAGACCACCGAGATCCGCCCCGTCGAATTCGTGGTCACCGGCAACGTGAGCGAGGAGGGCAGCGGCACGCCCATCGAACGCGCCCGCGTGATCGTCGAGCGCTCCGACGACGGCACCGTGCTCGCCGATCGCGTCTTCACCGACGCCAACGGCGACTACGTGGCGGTGTTCGAGACCGAGGCCGAGGTCACCGTCGGCATCGACGAGCCCACCGACGGCGGCCCCCGCGAGAGCTGGACCGACGGCTACTGGATGGGATCGATCGGTCCGAACCCGGTCCACGGCGGCAGCGACGTCCGCCTGACCGTCCCCTACGCCGCGCGCGACGCCGGCGAGGCCGATCCCGAACTCGAGCTCTACGACCTGCGCGGCCGCCGCATCGACACGCGCGAGACCCTGGGCAGCGGCGTGTACCTGTACCGCCTGCGCTTCGACGACCGCGCCATCGAAGCGCGCAAGATGCTCGTGCTCGGTCCGACGAAGGCCCGCTTCGAGGTCGTGCGCGTCTCCGGCCCCGAAGCGGCGACCGGAACGACCGATGCCCTCGCCCGGCGAGTGGACGACGCCGTCGCCCCGATCCGCGTGACGATCGAGCGCGCCGGCTACGTCCCCGCCAGCACCGATCTGCAGGTCGACTCGGGAACGGGCGGTGTGTTCGACACGACGCTTCCGATCGAGATCGCGCCGGTGGCCGACCTGTCGGTCGGCGGCACGCAGACCGCGGGCGAGTCCGTGCTCTTCGACGCCACCGCCTCGCAGTCACCCGACGGTCAGCCCCTCGACCACGCCTGGAACTTCGGCGACGGCCAGCGCGGCGGCGGCGGCGAGGTCGCCCACGTCTACGCCGCCGAGGGCACCTACGACGTCACCCTCGTCGTCACCTCCACGCACGGCGCCGCCGACACCGCCACCACGCAGATCACCATCGCCGCCCCCGCACCACCGGCGACCGTCGACGCCGAACTCGTCGGCTCGATCACCGACGTCCCGGGCAATCTGCTCGCCGGCGTGCGCGCGACCATCGTCGGCACGGCCGTGACCGACAGCAGCGACACCGACGGCACCGTCACCCTGACCGGCGTGCCCACCGGAACTCCGCTGGCGATCCGTCTGGAGAAGGACGGCTACACCGACCAGATCGTGCGCCTCACCCTGCCCGGCGACACCGACTTCGGCACCTTCGAGTCGACGCTCGCCCGCCGCGACTCGCCCCTGTCGATCGCACGTGTCGAGGACGGTGGCGTGCACCGCGGCGCCGAGGGCGCCACGGTCGAACTGCCCGTCGACGGTCTCGTCCACGCCGACGGCTCGCCCGTGACCGGCGACGCCACGCTCAGCGTGACGCCGCTCGACATGAGCGACGAACGCGACTCCTTCGCCTTCCCCGGCGGCTACGAGGGCCTCCGCCCCACCGGAGAGCGCGGGCTGATCCTGAGCTACGGCGTGATGGAGGTCGTCTTCGAACAGGACGGCGAGGAACTGCAGCTCGCCCCGGGACGGACCGCGACCGTCGAGATCCCGGTCTTCACGCCCGGCGCCGCGGTCGGCGACACGATCGCCCTGTGGTCGGTCGACCCGTCGACGGGCCTGTGGCGCGAAGAGGGCAGCGGCGAAGTCGTGGCGAGCGACGACGCCCCCAGTGGCCTGGCCCTGCGCGCCGAGGTCACGCACTTCAGCTGGTGGAACGCCGACAAGTTCGAGGGCGATCCCTACCGCGTGATCCCCGAATGCAAGATCCGCGACCAGGACGGCCTGCCCACCCTGGAGATCCCGCCCGGCGAATCGTGCTACATCAACGGGCAGACGGTCGGTCCCGGCGGCCCCGTCGGCAACCCGAGCACGAACATCGGACCGAACAACGCGCAGATCCTGGCGATCCCTTCGCGCACCGACTTCGCCCTGAGCGCCAGCACGTCGAACGGGACGCTACGCGGGACCCTCGTGGTCAACGGTGAGCCGGGTGCGACCGACAACGTGGAGATCGTGCTCGATCCCGTCGATCCGGGCGGCGGCACGCTGACCTTCCCGTCGCAGGTCACCGGTGCCATCGATCCCGCCGACGAGACCGACGTCTACACCTTCGAACTGAGCGAGGGACAGCAGGTGGCCGCCGCGGCCACGGTCCCCGACAACAGCACCCTGTGGGGTCGACTGCGTCTGCTCGATCCCACCTCCGCCGCCGTCGATTCGGCCGACTTCCGCGACGGGAATCCGGGCAGCGTCGTGTGGACGGCCGCGCAGGCCGGCACGTACACCCTCGAGGTCGAGAGCACCAACGACCAGATCGGCGGCTACGACCTGCGGGTGTTCCTGGTCGAGGACCGGCCGATCACCCTGGGCAACGGCGTGGAGATGGACGCCGTCCCCGGCGCGGTGCAGACCTTCAGCCTCGAGGCCGAGGCCGGCACCTGGCTGTCGGTCGACCAGCGACGCCTCGAGGGCATCTTCGGCGGCCGGGGCAGCGTGACCTTCCGCCGTCCCGACGGCACCGTGTCCCGCGAACTGCCCTTCTCGTTCAGCGGGAACAACCTCGGCCTGGTCCAGCTCGACGCGACGGGCACGTGGAAGGTGGTCGTGCGCATCACCGACATCACCGGGGTGCTGTTCCTGCTGCTGAACGACGTACCCGAGATCGGCTACGACGAGACGCGCTCGGGCTCGCTCGAGAGCAAGACGACGCAGTACTACCGCACCCCGGCTGGCGTCGGCGACGCGATCCGCGCCGGGCTCGACCCCGGCGACGGTTTCTTCGGCAACGTGTCGATCGTACGCGCGGACTTCGGAGGGCTGGAAGTCGGTCCCGGCCTGAACGAGGGCAACGACAGCGCGACGCGGGTGTTCCGGGCCGACGAACCCGGCCCGGTGTTCGTGCGCGTCGGCGCCACCTTCAGCAGCAGCGAACGGGATCTCCGTGACTACCGCGTGATCCTGCACCGCCAGCGCGCGCCCGGTGATCCGATCTTCGACGCCGCCGGTCGGGCGCAGTTCGTCGACACCGTCGACCGGTTCGCGCAGCTCAACCTGCATCGCTTCGAGGCGCAGGCGGGCGACGGCGTGGTCGTGCAGCTCGATCCGGCCGGTGCGACGCCCCTCGACACCCGGGCGTCGTTCGAGCTCTACCGCGTCGGCAGCGGCGACGGCATCATCCCCGAGACCTCGTTCGACAGCGAACGCTCGAACGCCGGCGACGCGAACCTCGA
This window encodes:
- a CDS encoding type II toxin-antitoxin system VapC family toxin, with the protein product MSVLYVETSAVLAWLLGEPAGAQVRRQVDSADTVVTSVLTAVETARVLTRAEHDGTLRARDARALRGMLRRATAGWIQMELTAGVRDRATASLPVEPVRTLDALHLASLLEFAEAFPDVALLSLDRRVRENAEEFGVPLLE
- a CDS encoding type II toxin-antitoxin system prevent-host-death family antitoxin, translating into MKTVGIKDLKNNLSAYLREVRSGARILVSDRNTVVAELHEPGGVYTTRSGGDVILSEWIGAGKLIVPTHEKQPLPESPLESEEGTWTRLLDADRGDTA
- a CDS encoding tail fiber protein, translating into MDPFIGQIIMFGGNFAPVGWAFCEGQLLPIAQNTALFSILGTTYGGDGRTTFALPDLRGRVPIHPGQGIGLPNYTLGQRGGQASITLGIDNLPPHEHTVSPPANTGEGQNTLPGGAVPAAGEMPTQPYATTSDTTMAPYSTGPAGGGLAFDSMPPYVAVNFIIALQGIFPSRS
- a CDS encoding FlgD immunoglobulin-like domain containing protein — protein: MRTLGLALVLALIPAPFAAASLVEAGSEEVGLYVVGGDVDVESRQPALSYDRFDDRHLAVWTEDVADGQDVLGGFLDSALGTNPVFAGGIDGRTGAARDPDTAFCPDTRRHLVIWAQEHAPGAFEVFGRRVEPDGTFDGPAFRISDAGTDDTDAAFDALHPAVASDEQGNFLVVWHSDDDRGGLADGDFEVFLRIVPATDGSLGPIQRLTTQSATGGLDSLRPDVAYRRARGDYLIGFETDADPGPDYVPNGFLAIVPATGLLSAPPAGASRPLAEVSAEPRRVEGYAWDIAVSSAALGANTLVVYRSNGSSGALVSTRIAGQVFDGDLATVGFVDVTDPQGTLGPACRVDDPAVTYSWISGSWVVVWSGVRSGSCATGSEIFAAVVGRDATMPAAAPLVISGLSTEAPTADAVTPAVVASNSSAGDVLAVWCDDRATADDYGLYGQFLNAAAAVSAPSAPRALSVVAAPNPFNPMTRVRFTLPAAGEASVDVYDLRGRHVRALGHGSFDAGTHDLRWDGADDTGAQVASGVYHVRLRHAAGTVTRKITLVE
- a CDS encoding PKD domain-containing protein encodes the protein MLRLSTAFVAALLCATTALAQTTEIRPVEFVVTGNVSEEGSGTPIERARVIVERSDDGTVLADRVFTDANGDYVAVFETEAEVTVGIDEPTDGGPRESWTDGYWMGSIGPNPVHGGSDVRLTVPYAARDAGEADPELELYDLRGRRIDTRETLGSGVYLYRLRFDDRAIEARKMLVLGPTKARFEVVRVSGPEAATGTTDALARRVDDAVAPIRVTIERAGYVPASTDLQVDSGTGGVFDTTLPIEIAPVADLSVGGTQTAGESVLFDATASQSPDGQPLDHAWNFGDGQRGGGGEVAHVYAAEGTYDVTLVVTSTHGAADTATTQITIAAPAPPATVDAELVGSITDVPGNLLAGVRATIVGTAVTDSSDTDGTVTLTGVPTGTPLAIRLEKDGYTDQIVRLTLPGDTDFGTFESTLARRDSPLSIARVEDGGVHRGAEGATVELPVDGLVHADGSPVTGDATLSVTPLDMSDERDSFAFPGGYEGLRPTGERGLILSYGVMEVVFEQDGEELQLAPGRTATVEIPVFTPGAAVGDTIALWSVDPSTGLWREEGSGEVVASDDAPSGLALRAEVTHFSWWNADKFEGDPYRVIPECKIRDQDGLPTLEIPPGESCYINGQTVGPGGPVGNPSTNIGPNNAQILAIPSRTDFALSASTSNGTLRGTLVVNGEPGATDNVEIVLDPVDPGGGTLTFPSQVTGAIDPADETDVYTFELSEGQQVAAAATVPDNSTLWGRLRLLDPTSAAVDSADFRDGNPGSVVWTAAQAGTYTLEVESTNDQIGGYDLRVFLVEDRPITLGNGVEMDAVPGAVQTFSLEAEAGTWLSVDQRRLEGIFGGRGSVTFRRPDGTVSRELPFSFSGNNLGLVQLDATGTWKVVVRITDITGVLFLLLNDVPEIGYDETRSGSLESKTTQYYRTPAGVGDAIRAGLDPGDGFFGNVSIVRADFGGLEVGPGLNEGNDSATRVFRADEPGPVFVRVGATFSSSERDLRDYRVILHRQRAPGDPIFDAAGRAQFVDTVDRFAQLNLHRFEAQAGDGVVVQLDPAGATPLDTRASFELYRVGSGDGIIPETSFDSERSNAGDANLDLLELGVFEIATTDTYVLALGGTDGAVGDMQVTIDVVRAEPTITVDDDLADCPGADTRSLLAALAAAPENGTIEICAGTYAAATSFTARNAGLTIEGAGEAATVITRPDRNTVFFAPDGLTAMRDLTVETRAGQSSNAIFVNDGPGAVYERLTIRAADGTGIMNIALELGSSDGAIVQDCTILDSERCLEINSSNDVTFANNTVRGGLAILDVNSGNGAVIRDNVMDVDQNGTAVLIDSGAGHQILDNDISIVTPDVGARTRTEALKIQDDDSAGDRGPTIVRGNRITTNEAGLRLEVRREGSAIVCEQNVVEMTATRGRQALYALGNRLEPDQSVLVRNNVFVGVQLFEGVLVPNTPRMGSVDIVNNSFSIAPGTNTQSGYVFFLIDEFETDPGQRDLRLVNNVVDGIGAGIAIETPADVTVVSDHNVFGDFGTYGAGGMAGNLGPDDLTGVDPLFDTELRLQTGSPAIDSGATSADFASVPAVDVEDTARPQGAGVDRGAYEQ